The Terriglobia bacterium genome contains a region encoding:
- a CDS encoding efflux RND transporter periplasmic adaptor subunit, with translation MKKHLVSIATLVVIAGLALGAVAIWQARRAGTPSAAPATAAAKQPEGPEGIVHFSDAQIRQFGVGTDVAGQGRLRIEVVLPGEVALNADRVAHVVPRVSGVVREVRKNLGDTVLRGEIMAVLESRELADSTAALLAARERVNLAQSNFAREEQLWQKKISPEQDYIQAKNALAEAGIELRTTEQKLRALGFSEQYIAKLPDRGGQAAILYEMAAPFDATIIEKHISLGEVLKEESSAFMIADLSSVWVNLDVHQKDLPLIQVGQTAAIGVGNMAPSVQGRISFLEPMAEETNRTIHARVVIPNAGGKWRPGLFVTGRIAVDDAQIPVLVPNEALVMIGGKTCLFLKEGDRFRLQPVLTGRTNGASTEITEGLAPGQIYVAKGAFTLKSELGKPEQEK, from the coding sequence ATGAAGAAGCATCTGGTGTCGATCGCGACGCTGGTAGTGATCGCGGGATTGGCGCTCGGGGCAGTTGCGATCTGGCAGGCAAGACGGGCAGGAACCCCTTCTGCCGCTCCGGCAACGGCAGCAGCGAAGCAGCCCGAAGGCCCGGAAGGGATTGTTCATTTCAGCGACGCCCAGATCAGGCAATTCGGCGTCGGGACCGACGTGGCCGGGCAGGGAAGACTTCGCATAGAGGTCGTCCTGCCGGGTGAGGTGGCCTTGAATGCCGATCGCGTCGCCCATGTCGTGCCGCGGGTTTCTGGGGTCGTGCGCGAGGTGCGCAAGAACCTGGGCGACACCGTGCTGCGCGGCGAGATCATGGCCGTGCTGGAGAGCCGGGAACTGGCCGACAGCACGGCCGCGCTGCTTGCGGCGCGTGAGCGCGTGAACCTGGCCCAAAGCAACTTCGCCCGGGAGGAGCAGCTGTGGCAGAAGAAGATCTCTCCCGAGCAGGACTACATCCAGGCTAAAAACGCGTTGGCGGAAGCCGGCATCGAGCTGCGCACGACCGAGCAGAAGCTGCGCGCTCTCGGTTTTTCCGAGCAATACATCGCAAAACTGCCCGACCGGGGGGGGCAAGCGGCAATTCTGTATGAGATGGCGGCCCCTTTCGATGCCACGATCATCGAGAAACACATCAGCCTGGGCGAGGTTCTCAAGGAGGAATCGTCCGCCTTCATGATTGCGGATTTGAGCTCGGTCTGGGTGAACCTCGATGTGCATCAAAAGGACCTGCCCCTGATTCAGGTCGGTCAAACTGCCGCGATCGGCGTCGGCAACATGGCGCCGAGCGTGCAGGGCCGGATCTCCTTTCTGGAGCCGATGGCCGAGGAAACCAATCGAACTATTCATGCCCGGGTGGTCATTCCCAATGCGGGCGGCAAATGGCGCCCCGGCCTCTTCGTCACCGGTCGCATTGCAGTTGATGATGCCCAGATACCGGTGCTGGTGCCGAATGAGGCGCTGGTCATGATCGGCGGCAAAACTTGCCTGTTCCTCAAAGAAGGCGACAGATTCCGGCTCCAGCCGGTTCTCACCGGTCGAACCAACGGTGCCTCAACGGAAATCACCGAGGGGCTGGCCCCCGGGCAAATCTATGTGGCCAAAGGGGCCTTTACGCTGAAGTCGGAGCTGGGCAAACCGGAACAGGAGAAATGA